In Halanaeroarchaeum sp. HSR-CO, one DNA window encodes the following:
- a CDS encoding radical SAM protein, whose product MTGPVSTATDPTEAVLSESALSVHGVCEYVVNVATGCRHGCAFCYVPSTPPVRARTEMISANVAVDSPREDWGAYVLYREDLADRLDAHLDRKRTWRETDLGGGIVGVSFSTDPYMDDRAAAIATDVVRVLAEHGKPVRVLTRNPSRAVRDLETFEQAGESVTVGTSVPSLDAEAVGALEPFAPPPERRLEALQTFADAGVPVYVLASPTYPDQNDGELRSLFERIAAVDPDVVFHEPFNVRSARMQQTIRAASEGGCDELAATFERLDDTAAWVENAFEQSRQVLAIGSELDLPVHLCPHYQLTQAADGEIREWFEAWRGRQPPERFGGRPLPGGPPIPPGPRSGGE is encoded by the coding sequence ATGACCGGCCCCGTCAGTACGGCCACCGACCCGACCGAGGCAGTCCTCTCGGAGTCGGCGCTGTCGGTCCACGGCGTCTGTGAGTACGTCGTCAACGTGGCGACTGGCTGTCGACACGGCTGTGCGTTCTGTTACGTTCCCTCCACACCGCCGGTCAGGGCTCGGACGGAGATGATCTCCGCGAACGTGGCCGTCGACTCCCCGCGGGAGGACTGGGGTGCGTACGTGCTCTACCGCGAGGACCTCGCCGACCGGCTCGATGCACACCTCGATAGAAAACGGACCTGGCGGGAGACCGACCTCGGTGGGGGCATCGTCGGCGTATCCTTCAGCACCGATCCGTATATGGACGACCGGGCGGCCGCCATCGCCACCGACGTGGTCCGCGTGCTCGCAGAACACGGAAAACCCGTCCGCGTGCTGACTCGAAATCCGAGCAGAGCGGTCCGCGACCTCGAGACCTTCGAGCAGGCGGGTGAGTCCGTCACGGTCGGGACCTCGGTTCCCTCACTCGACGCCGAGGCCGTCGGCGCACTGGAACCGTTCGCTCCGCCGCCGGAACGCCGACTCGAAGCCCTCCAGACGTTCGCCGACGCGGGTGTTCCGGTGTACGTCCTGGCCTCACCGACGTACCCCGACCAGAACGACGGTGAACTCCGCTCGCTGTTCGAACGGATCGCGGCGGTCGATCCCGACGTCGTGTTCCACGAACCGTTCAACGTGCGTAGTGCCCGGATGCAACAGACGATACGGGCGGCCAGCGAGGGTGGCTGTGACGAACTCGCGGCGACATTCGAGCGATTGGACGATACCGCCGCCTGGGTCGAGAACGCGTTCGAACAGTCCAGACAGGTGCTGGCCATCGGTTCCGAGCTCGATTTGCCGGTTCATCTGTGCCCGCATTACCAACTCACGCAAGCCGCCGACGGCGAGATCCGCGAGTGGTTCGAGGCGTGGCGTGGTCGACAACCGCCGGAGCGGTTCGGCGGTCGCCCGCTACCGGGCGGCCCGCCCATACCACCTGGCCCTCGCAGTGGCGGCGAATGA
- a CDS encoding PPOX class F420-dependent oxidoreductase, with translation MATIPTSYRDLFEKPTFAHVTTISPDGTPHATPVWIDYDETDDRLLVNTERGRRKERNVRSDPTVAVSMVDPDDPYRFLSVTGTVDEVTTDGARDHIDELARRYMDVDSYQNPIQTERVVLRIRPDEVLTSE, from the coding sequence ATGGCAACCATTCCGACGTCCTACCGGGACCTGTTCGAAAAGCCCACGTTCGCCCACGTGACCACGATTTCGCCGGACGGCACTCCGCACGCGACACCCGTCTGGATCGATTACGACGAGACCGACGACCGCCTGCTGGTCAATACGGAGCGGGGCCGGCGAAAGGAGCGAAACGTCAGGTCCGACCCGACCGTCGCGGTGAGCATGGTCGACCCGGACGACCCCTATCGGTTCCTCTCGGTGACGGGCACGGTGGACGAGGTGACGACCGACGGGGCGAGAGACCACATCGACGAACTCGCTCGGCGCTACATGGACGTCGATTCCTACCAGAATCCGATCCAGACCGAACGGGTCGTCCTCCGTATCCGACCGGACGAGGTGCTGACGAGCGAGTGA
- a CDS encoding VanZ family protein, with product MRQWSTDGRWVAVVAWTLVLLVATLLPAPLERNPKWDPIGPDTVLHFLGHAGYAIALANAFGAARHDKRTAAVLSIAVSAGYGFVIGRLQQWVPGRANEPSDLLAGLFGTCCAVVVWYGRARPSDRSP from the coding sequence ATGCGACAGTGGTCCACCGACGGCCGATGGGTGGCAGTCGTTGCATGGACGCTCGTCCTTCTCGTGGCGACACTCTTGCCCGCACCGCTCGAACGCAATCCGAAGTGGGACCCGATTGGCCCGGATACGGTTCTGCATTTCCTCGGCCACGCGGGCTATGCTATCGCACTCGCCAACGCCTTCGGAGCGGCCCGTCACGACAAGCGGACTGCGGCCGTTCTCTCGATAGCCGTCTCGGCTGGGTATGGATTCGTGATCGGTCGGCTACAGCAGTGGGTGCCCGGTCGGGCGAACGAACCGTCTGACCTGCTGGCCGGCCTGTTCGGCACCTGCTGTGCGGTCGTTGTCTGGTACGGCCGTGCCCGTCCATCCGATCGGTCTCCCTGA
- a CDS encoding CBS domain-containing protein, producing MPIEDLARSEVVTADPGTSVTELANSMESKDVGSIVITEGDEPVGIVTDRDLALRVVGADVDPGTQTAEDVMTTELTSIGSEAGFYEAADLMAESGIRRLPVCEGDVLVGIITADDLTELLADEQQQLANVIRAQRPEY from the coding sequence ATGCCAATAGAGGATCTGGCCCGGAGCGAGGTCGTGACCGCCGACCCAGGAACGTCGGTGACCGAACTCGCAAACTCGATGGAAAGCAAAGACGTCGGTAGCATCGTCATCACCGAGGGAGACGAACCGGTCGGCATCGTCACCGACCGGGACCTCGCCCTCCGTGTCGTCGGAGCGGACGTCGACCCGGGTACCCAGACCGCCGAGGACGTGATGACGACCGAGCTGACGTCGATTGGATCGGAGGCTGGGTTCTACGAAGCGGCCGATCTGATGGCAGAGAGCGGAATCAGACGGCTCCCGGTCTGTGAAGGTGACGTGCTCGTCGGAATCATCACGGCCGACGACCTGACCGAACTGTTGGCCGACGAGCAACAGCAACTCGCGAACGTCATCCGCGCCCAGCGACCCGAATACTGA
- a CDS encoding universal stress protein encodes MYRLLVPLDNSMERANKQAAYVSALPCANESVEAVLAHSLTDEERSVPEDMQRADRVETVRRTMEMLADAGIDVDTVDLSPPPAEGILALAASEEFDEIVMGGRKRSPTEKAILGSVSQTVVLNAEIPVTVTGGT; translated from the coding sequence ATGTACCGACTGCTGGTCCCTCTCGACAACAGTATGGAACGCGCGAACAAACAGGCCGCCTACGTCTCGGCCCTCCCGTGTGCGAACGAGTCGGTCGAAGCCGTGCTCGCCCACTCGCTCACGGACGAGGAGCGCTCGGTTCCGGAGGACATGCAGCGGGCTGATCGCGTCGAGACGGTCCGGAGAACGATGGAGATGCTGGCGGACGCAGGCATCGACGTGGACACGGTTGACCTGTCTCCCCCGCCCGCGGAGGGGATCCTGGCGCTCGCCGCCTCGGAAGAGTTCGACGAGATCGTCATGGGCGGTCGAAAGCGCAGCCCCACGGAGAAGGCGATCCTGGGGAGTGTTAGCCAGACGGTCGTGTTGAACGCCGAGATACCGGTGACCGTGACGGGCGGTACCTGA
- a CDS encoding UPF0179 family protein, whose translation MSLTLVGTRLAETDTSFVYRGEAPACADCPYRKQCLNLEKGVRYTVTDVRDGGQELECAVHDGGVLAVEVERVPFEANVPAKGAFSGSKITLAGPCPHTECPSHALCEPMGADFDREYRIEKTLGDPPHDYCALDRELERVELGPPERR comes from the coding sequence ATGTCGCTCACCCTCGTCGGCACGAGACTCGCCGAGACTGACACCAGTTTCGTCTATCGAGGGGAGGCGCCAGCCTGTGCCGACTGTCCATATCGGAAGCAATGTCTCAATCTGGAGAAAGGGGTCAGATACACGGTGACCGACGTTCGCGACGGGGGCCAGGAACTCGAGTGTGCCGTTCACGACGGCGGCGTACTGGCGGTCGAGGTCGAGCGGGTGCCGTTCGAGGCGAACGTCCCCGCCAAGGGCGCGTTCTCGGGCAGCAAGATCACACTCGCCGGTCCGTGCCCACACACCGAGTGTCCGAGCCACGCCCTCTGTGAACCCATGGGCGCCGACTTCGATCGGGAATATCGGATCGAGAAGACACTCGGCGACCCGCCACACGATTACTGTGCCCTGGACAGGGAGCTCGAACGGGTCGAACTCGGCCCGCCCGAGCGACGCTAG
- a CDS encoding succinylglutamate desuccinylase/aspartoacylase family protein: MRVAQLGAGQPDVAVVGSIHGDEPCGATAIERLIEDDPPVRKPVKLIIANDEALERDVRYVDADLNRAFDDDVPEDALERGLADQLATELRGTTALSIHSTQSYPYPFAISAGIKEHVRAIAPKLSVRALVDTGSPNEGRVFEADADIIEVEAGLQKSDAAAENAYRLVREFLTATRVLPGETTSKELPLYQMGEPIEKPEAAAYEVFAENFSRVEADEPFASADGVRISDPTPFYPVLLSAYGYEDIFGYRGEKLGTISAN; this comes from the coding sequence ATGCGTGTGGCACAGCTGGGTGCCGGGCAACCGGACGTCGCGGTGGTCGGATCCATCCACGGCGACGAGCCCTGTGGGGCGACGGCTATCGAACGCCTCATCGAGGACGACCCGCCGGTACGGAAGCCCGTGAAACTCATCATCGCGAACGACGAGGCCCTGGAGCGGGACGTGCGATACGTCGACGCGGACCTCAATCGGGCCTTCGACGACGACGTTCCGGAGGATGCCCTCGAACGTGGCCTCGCTGACCAACTCGCGACCGAACTTCGAGGGACGACCGCACTCTCGATCCACTCGACGCAGTCCTACCCCTACCCCTTCGCTATCTCTGCGGGGATCAAAGAGCACGTTCGGGCCATCGCGCCGAAACTGTCAGTGCGGGCACTGGTGGACACGGGGTCACCGAACGAGGGGCGAGTCTTCGAGGCCGACGCCGACATCATCGAGGTCGAGGCCGGTCTCCAGAAGAGCGATGCGGCGGCGGAGAACGCCTACCGCCTCGTGCGCGAGTTCCTGACCGCGACGCGAGTGCTCCCCGGGGAGACCACTTCGAAGGAGCTTCCGTTGTACCAGATGGGCGAACCCATCGAGAAACCCGAGGCGGCCGCGTACGAGGTGTTCGCCGAGAACTTCTCGCGCGTCGAGGCGGACGAACCGTTCGCCTCGGCGGACGGCGTCCGGATCAGCGACCCGACCCCGTTCTACCCGGTGTTGCTCTCCGCGTACGGCTACGAGGACATCTTCGGCTATCGCGGCGAGAAACTCGGGACCATCTCCGCGAACTAG
- a CDS encoding DUF309 domain-containing protein: MDDHTRDASVAPPPAGRAPTGWHPGAEVWEHATLRRAVEHGIRLFNEGAYHDSHDCFEDEWFNYGSGKTESAFLHGMVQVAAGAYKHFDFEDDEGMRMLFTTAVQYLEGVPEDFYGVDVEGVRDLLEAALDDPAQVDEWVIRLDGGVLAARSVDYEYAERLP; encoded by the coding sequence ATGGACGATCATACGCGCGATGCCTCCGTCGCGCCGCCACCCGCGGGACGAGCGCCCACCGGGTGGCACCCCGGCGCCGAGGTCTGGGAGCACGCCACGCTCCGCCGGGCGGTGGAGCACGGGATTCGGCTGTTCAACGAGGGCGCATATCACGACTCCCACGACTGCTTCGAAGACGAGTGGTTCAACTACGGGTCGGGGAAGACCGAGAGCGCGTTCCTCCACGGGATGGTGCAGGTCGCGGCAGGGGCGTACAAGCACTTCGACTTCGAGGACGACGAGGGGATGCGGATGCTGTTCACGACGGCGGTGCAGTACCTGGAGGGGGTTCCCGAGGATTTCTACGGCGTCGACGTCGAGGGCGTCAGAGACCTCCTCGAAGCCGCACTCGACGATCCGGCCCAGGTAGACGAGTGGGTGATCCGTCTCGATGGAGGAGTGCTCGCGGCCCGTTCGGTCGATTACGAGTACGCCGAACGACTCCCGTAA
- the proC gene encoding pyrroline-5-carboxylate reductase, producing the protein MVEVSVIGCGHLGSAVIKGLARAGSHTITACDLDEAALAEVEPYVNRTTKRVGAASDASVVILAVRPQTVSPVLEALDMDREQTLLSFAAAVPTDFIGEQVDATVVRGMPNLAVEYGSMATAVTAEGDDDVQTILDDLGKYVVVDESLMDISTALNGSGPAFAFYLMKVLAEAGVKSGFEKADAALLAAQTFKGAAEIAMASEKSLDELVDAVTSEGGTTIEGMEVLWNSDVDEVLERTVQAAEERSMEITDDFADD; encoded by the coding sequence ATGGTCGAGGTCAGCGTCATCGGCTGCGGTCACCTGGGAAGTGCAGTGATAAAGGGACTGGCGAGGGCCGGGTCGCACACGATTACGGCGTGCGACCTGGACGAGGCGGCCCTCGCCGAAGTGGAACCGTACGTGAACCGGACCACGAAACGCGTCGGCGCGGCTTCGGACGCATCGGTCGTAATTCTCGCCGTCCGCCCCCAGACGGTATCGCCCGTCCTGGAGGCCCTCGACATGGACAGAGAGCAGACGTTGCTCTCGTTCGCCGCGGCGGTGCCAACAGACTTCATCGGAGAGCAGGTCGATGCCACCGTCGTCCGCGGAATGCCGAACCTGGCGGTGGAATACGGCTCGATGGCCACCGCCGTGACCGCGGAAGGAGATGACGACGTACAGACCATCCTCGACGACCTCGGGAAGTACGTCGTGGTCGACGAATCGCTCATGGACATCTCGACCGCGCTGAACGGGAGTGGTCCGGCGTTCGCGTTCTACCTGATGAAGGTGCTCGCGGAAGCCGGCGTGAAGAGTGGATTCGAGAAAGCGGACGCCGCACTGCTCGCCGCCCAGACGTTCAAGGGGGCCGCCGAGATAGCGATGGCGTCCGAGAAGAGTCTCGACGAACTCGTCGACGCGGTCACGTCGGAGGGTGGGACGACGATCGAAGGGATGGAAGTCCTGTGGAACAGCGACGTCGACGAGGTCCTGGAGCGGACGGTCCAGGCCGCCGAAGAACGCTCCATGGAGATCACCGATGACTTCGCCGACGACTGA
- the proB gene encoding glutamate 5-kinase has product MTSPTTEVVDRSSIESTRRLAADAQRVVVKAGTNSLTDADSNLDEEKLAKLVDDIDDLLDRGTEVLLVSSGAIGAGKGDVDVPNETIENLQAASTVGQSHLMRRYTEQFERHDRKVAQILLTQEDLADPERFTNFHNTVETLLEWGVVPIINENDAIAIAEIKIGDNDMLSASVAIGVEADLLVTLTDVGGVYTTNPKTDSDAERIEAVGRNYDEVHRLVESSANGEFGGIRTKVEGAREVTEHGIPAVIARSTADDVLDRIADGEPVGTIFVPVDGDSHD; this is encoded by the coding sequence ATGACTTCGCCGACGACTGAGGTCGTCGATCGATCGAGCATCGAGTCGACGCGGCGACTCGCCGCCGACGCCCAGCGAGTGGTGGTAAAAGCCGGAACGAACTCGCTCACCGACGCGGACTCCAACCTGGACGAGGAGAAACTCGCGAAGCTGGTCGACGACATCGACGACCTCCTCGACCGGGGGACGGAGGTACTCCTCGTCTCCTCCGGCGCGATCGGGGCCGGAAAGGGGGACGTCGACGTCCCGAACGAGACGATCGAGAACCTGCAGGCGGCATCGACGGTCGGACAGAGCCACCTGATGCGCCGGTACACCGAGCAGTTCGAACGCCACGACCGGAAGGTCGCACAGATCCTGCTCACCCAGGAGGACCTGGCGGACCCCGAGCGGTTCACGAACTTCCACAACACGGTCGAGACGCTCCTGGAGTGGGGTGTCGTCCCCATCATCAACGAGAACGACGCCATCGCCATCGCCGAGATCAAGATCGGCGACAACGACATGCTCTCCGCGTCGGTCGCGATCGGCGTCGAGGCGGATCTGCTGGTGACCCTCACCGACGTCGGCGGGGTCTACACCACCAATCCGAAGACCGATTCGGACGCCGAACGGATCGAGGCCGTCGGGCGGAACTACGACGAGGTCCACCGACTCGTCGAGTCGAGTGCGAACGGCGAGTTCGGCGGGATCCGAACGAAGGTCGAGGGCGCCCGGGAGGTCACCGAGCACGGGATCCCGGCTGTCATCGCCCGATCGACCGCCGATGACGTCCTCGATCGGATCGCCGACGGCGAGCCAGTTGGAACCATCTTCGTTCCAGTCGACGGAGACAGCCATGACTGA